The Aureispira anguillae genome contains a region encoding:
- a CDS encoding OmpA family protein produces MQNKNDKLPPKDLKVLEKIEQELNKYTQLYAEDGTISEEEQEQLNRLQQKVKKIKQQLLDDPIKKGVDFWVDFSLETFVNIQGWGMQDGQEIINTKIELDQEGQKNIALSANANYHISIWTKANIDYWHGIGGLHHKAEYIIKDHYCEVAIQPNGKLSFSRIADKIIEASKPDLIQEYSVELSAQYNERNHSISIKGAATTPAKDEEGVKYEKQVLSNTLVGIQIQVTDIVPFQTIEKELVFERENQAELSNTQFKELHQWWLSLDKATLAAVKNREMVITIEGYTSHTGKEIDNFNLGRMRGLTIKKYLDGMIGKIDGRGIAKINIISIGEAKQSKRYAKIIIGSN; encoded by the coding sequence ATGCAAAACAAAAATGATAAACTGCCCCCTAAAGATTTAAAGGTATTAGAAAAGATTGAGCAAGAATTGAATAAATATACTCAATTATATGCTGAGGATGGCACTATTTCGGAAGAGGAGCAAGAGCAATTGAATCGTTTACAACAGAAGGTAAAAAAAATAAAACAGCAATTGCTTGATGACCCGATCAAAAAAGGAGTAGATTTTTGGGTAGATTTTTCTTTGGAAACATTTGTGAATATCCAAGGTTGGGGGATGCAAGATGGTCAGGAAATTATAAATACAAAAATAGAGCTCGACCAAGAGGGGCAAAAAAATATTGCCCTTTCAGCAAATGCCAATTACCATATTAGTATTTGGACTAAAGCAAACATAGATTATTGGCATGGGATAGGGGGATTGCATCATAAAGCAGAATATATCATTAAGGATCATTATTGTGAAGTAGCTATTCAGCCCAATGGGAAATTATCGTTTAGTAGGATTGCAGATAAAATTATAGAAGCTTCTAAACCTGATTTGATTCAAGAATATTCAGTAGAATTATCGGCGCAATACAATGAACGTAACCATTCAATTAGCATAAAAGGGGCAGCAACAACACCAGCAAAAGATGAGGAAGGAGTGAAGTATGAGAAGCAAGTGCTTAGCAATACACTTGTTGGTATACAAATTCAAGTTACAGATATTGTTCCTTTTCAGACTATAGAAAAGGAGTTGGTATTTGAACGGGAGAATCAGGCAGAACTATCTAATACACAATTTAAGGAATTACATCAGTGGTGGCTATCTTTGGATAAAGCAACACTAGCTGCTGTAAAAAATAGGGAAATGGTTATCACAATAGAGGGGTATACCTCACACACAGGGAAAGAAATAGACAACTTTAATTTAGGAAGAATGAGGGGATTAACTATAAAAAAGTATTTAGATGGAATGATAGGAAAAATAGATGGGAGAGGAATAGCAAAAATTAACATAATATCTATTGGAGAAGCTAAACAATCAAAGCGATATGCAAAAATTATTATTGGGAGTAATTAG